The sequence ACCGGCGCTGTGCCGTCGGCCGCACCCGGTGTGCTCGACACCCCGGACGGCTGGCACGTCACCGTCAGCGGCAGCAACGAGAGCCAGCTGCCCGTCGCCCCGCTGACCACCGCCATCACTTCGCGCGAGTACCTCGTCGGTGGCACGTTCACCGGCAAGATCACCGGCAAGGGCAAGACCAAGCTCACCGGCGGATCACTGGAGGCCGGCCAGCAGATCGGCTGCGGCATCGTCTCCGACGAGATGGAAATCAACCCTGGCGCAAGCTTTTCCCCGTCGATCAGGGTCCCGTTCACCGGCGCGGCCACTGACGTCGGCTTCGGTACCGGTATCAACCTTCAGGGCAAGGTCTACCTCAAGCCGGGTACGGTCACGATCGTCCCGATCGACAAGAAGTCCTTCAAGGGCAGCGAGACGCGCGTGACGATCACCGGTGTCCGGATCAAGTTCGACCAGTGCGCCGGCCAGTCCTTCATCCGCTCCTACGCG is a genomic window of Mycolicibacterium neworleansense containing:
- a CDS encoding MspA family porin, producing MLSRFATLAAVCMLAPVAIAPLAQADPPPPPDPAVPVADAPPPPPVDTGAVPSAAPGVLDTPDGWHVTVSGSNESQLPVAPLTTAITSREYLVGGTFTGKITGKGKTKLTGGSLEAGQQIGCGIVSDEMEINPGASFSPSIRVPFTGAATDVGFGTGINLQGKVYLKPGTVTIVPIDKKSFKGSETRVTITGVRIKFDQCAGQSFIRSYATLTASTDNTDDVVTYLGVTKAV